The following proteins are co-located in the Haloarcula marismortui ATCC 43049 genome:
- a CDS encoding PRC-barrel domain-containing protein, protein MENLPQEITALVGREVYSKNGVFVGEVEDLRLELDRKEVTGLALHQLNTELFDEEVNASRGVIIPYRWVQAVGDVVIVSDIVERLRQPEAGDEEEEVPA, encoded by the coding sequence ATGGAGAATCTACCACAAGAGATTACAGCCCTCGTGGGTCGCGAGGTGTATTCGAAAAACGGCGTGTTCGTCGGCGAAGTCGAGGACCTTCGGCTGGAACTCGACCGCAAGGAAGTGACAGGGCTGGCACTCCACCAGCTTAACACGGAGCTGTTTGACGAAGAGGTGAACGCGTCGCGAGGCGTCATCATTCCGTACCGGTGGGTCCAGGCTGTCGGCGATGTCGTTATCGTCAGCGACATTGTCGAACGGCTCCGCCAGCCCGAGGCCGGCGACGAAGAAGAAGAAGTCCCCGCCTAG
- a CDS encoding DHH family phosphoesterase yields the protein MSTASGITMASMSTYAILGCGSVGHAVAEELVEEGKDVLILDADEGRVEALRDQDLNAQQADICETDVAQTVADRDVVLIMSPDVNANAEAVRNIRESGGEQFIVARADDPVSADDLTELGADVVINPSAVIADSALRALETGELEYKASQLGDVIDGTEERMAILIHRSPDPDSIASAAALRAIAASRDVDADIIYEGEIGHQENRAFVNLLGIELTSNEDVNLDEYDTFALVDVAKGGEPAVESVDIVIDHYEHEHELEHDAAFSDIRPNISATSTILTKYIQELDLNLDQSVATALLYGIRAETLDFKRDTTPADLTAAAYLYPFADHDTLEQVESPSMSPETLDVLAEAIRNREVQGSHLVSNAGFIRDRDALAQAAQHLLNLEGITTTAVFAIADDTIYLAARSKDIRMNIGKVLSDAFGGMGETAGHSTDASVEIPLGIFTGLDTSDDNRDTLLELTEEAVKRKLFEAMGVDSSSSESSNGN from the coding sequence ATGAGTACAGCCAGCGGCATCACGATGGCCTCTATGTCGACCTACGCCATCCTCGGGTGTGGGAGTGTTGGCCACGCCGTGGCGGAAGAACTCGTCGAGGAGGGGAAAGACGTCCTCATCCTCGACGCGGACGAGGGGCGAGTCGAGGCGCTCCGCGATCAGGACCTCAACGCACAGCAGGCAGACATCTGCGAGACTGACGTCGCCCAGACGGTCGCCGACCGCGACGTGGTGCTCATCATGTCACCGGACGTGAACGCCAACGCCGAAGCGGTCCGGAACATCCGGGAGTCCGGCGGCGAGCAGTTCATCGTCGCCCGCGCCGACGACCCGGTGTCTGCCGACGACCTCACGGAACTCGGTGCGGACGTGGTCATCAATCCCTCCGCGGTCATCGCCGATTCGGCGCTTCGAGCGCTGGAAACGGGTGAACTGGAGTACAAGGCCTCACAGCTGGGGGATGTCATTGACGGGACCGAAGAACGCATGGCGATACTTATCCACCGGTCGCCGGACCCGGACTCCATCGCCTCGGCGGCGGCGTTGCGGGCCATCGCCGCAAGCCGCGACGTGGACGCCGACATCATCTACGAGGGCGAGATCGGGCATCAGGAGAACCGCGCGTTCGTTAATCTCCTCGGTATCGAGCTAACCTCGAACGAGGATGTCAACCTCGATGAGTACGACACGTTCGCGCTGGTGGACGTTGCCAAGGGAGGCGAACCGGCTGTCGAGTCGGTCGATATCGTCATCGACCACTACGAGCACGAGCACGAACTGGAACACGACGCCGCCTTCTCCGATATCCGGCCGAATATCTCGGCCACGTCGACGATCCTGACGAAGTACATTCAGGAACTGGACCTCAACCTCGACCAGAGCGTCGCCACGGCACTGCTGTATGGCATCCGCGCCGAGACGCTGGATTTCAAGCGAGATACGACGCCGGCGGACCTGACTGCCGCGGCGTACCTGTATCCGTTCGCCGACCACGACACGCTCGAACAGGTCGAATCGCCGTCGATGAGTCCGGAAACGCTGGACGTGCTTGCCGAAGCGATTCGGAACCGCGAGGTGCAGGGAAGCCACCTCGTCTCCAACGCCGGGTTCATTCGGGACCGCGATGCGCTGGCACAGGCGGCCCAGCACCTCCTCAATCTGGAGGGCATCACGACCACAGCGGTGTTCGCTATCGCCGATGATACAATCTATCTCGCCGCTCGGTCCAAGGACATCCGGATGAACATCGGCAAAGTACTATCAGACGCGTTCGGCGGGATGGGCGAGACAGCGGGCCACTCCACCGACGCCAGCGTCGAGATACCGCTGGGCATCTTCACTGGCCTCGATACCAGCGATGACAACAGAGATACACTGCTGGAACTCACTGAAGAAGCAGTTAAGCGGAAACTGTTCGAAGCAATGGGTGTCGACAGTTCCAGTAGCGAGAGTTCGAACGGTAACTAG
- a CDS encoding GNAT family N-acetyltransferase, which produces MGDLEISAGTWDAFEDAATAVRTAVFVEEQGVSEDEELDGNDSDAVQFLARDDEYPVGTARLRFPESTVGKVERVAVREPYRGDGVGAALMRAVEDAARDDGATELKLHAQTHVEPFYQQLGYETVSDEFEEAGIPHVKMRKQLDG; this is translated from the coding sequence ATGGGCGACTTGGAAATCAGTGCCGGCACCTGGGATGCGTTCGAAGATGCGGCAACAGCCGTCAGAACAGCAGTGTTCGTCGAGGAACAAGGCGTCTCCGAGGACGAGGAACTCGATGGAAACGACTCGGATGCGGTCCAGTTTCTGGCCCGTGATGACGAGTATCCTGTCGGGACTGCTCGGCTCCGGTTTCCCGAGTCCACGGTCGGCAAGGTTGAGCGAGTTGCGGTCCGCGAGCCATATCGGGGCGATGGCGTCGGCGCAGCGCTGATGCGGGCTGTCGAAGACGCCGCTCGGGACGACGGCGCAACCGAACTCAAACTCCACGCACAGACCCACGTTGAACCATTTTACCAGCAGCTCGGCTATGAGACGGTTAGCGACGAATTCGAGGAAGCAGGCATCCCACACGTCAAGATGCGAAAGCAACTGGACGGCTAA
- the guaB gene encoding IMP dehydrogenase: MANDSEPFSEKLRVPEALTFDDVLLRPKESRVEPDEADTTTRVSKSVELTVPVVSAAMDTVTESDMAIAMARQGGIGVLHRNMNADQMATEIERVKRADELIIRDVVTASPNQTVREVDEMMEHEGVSGAPVVDDDNGEVLGIISGTDIRPYLEVGEDDAVTDAMTDEVVTAPEDVTPREALELMYDHKIERVPIVDGENRLVGLVTMQGILQRREYDQAARADDGSLRCGAAVGPFEMDRAQVADEAGADILFIDCAHAHNANVIESAREIKAEVDADVVVGNIGTREAAEAVVDFADGVKVGIGPGSICTTRVVTGSGMPQITAVAQVADVASQHDVPVIADGGIRYSGDAIKAIAAGADAVMLGSYFAGTDEAPGRVITMNGKKYKQYRGMGSVGAMNEGGGERYLKDDEEGEEFVPEGVEAATPYKGSLASELHQLVGGMQSGMGYVGAETIPEFKQRAEFVRVSAAGQQESHPHDVMITDEAPNYSPDN, encoded by the coding sequence ATGGCGAACGATTCCGAGCCTTTCTCAGAGAAGCTCCGAGTGCCGGAGGCGCTGACGTTCGACGACGTACTCCTCAGACCCAAGGAGTCCCGTGTCGAACCCGACGAGGCAGATACCACAACGCGGGTCTCGAAATCGGTCGAACTGACCGTCCCCGTTGTCTCCGCGGCAATGGACACCGTCACCGAGAGTGACATGGCGATCGCGATGGCACGCCAGGGCGGCATTGGCGTCCTCCACCGCAACATGAACGCCGACCAGATGGCGACCGAGATCGAGCGGGTCAAACGCGCCGACGAGCTCATTATCCGCGATGTCGTGACGGCCAGCCCGAACCAGACCGTCCGCGAGGTCGACGAGATGATGGAACACGAGGGCGTTTCCGGCGCGCCGGTCGTCGACGACGACAACGGCGAAGTGCTGGGCATCATCTCCGGGACGGACATCCGGCCGTATCTGGAGGTCGGCGAGGACGACGCCGTCACGGATGCGATGACTGACGAAGTCGTCACCGCCCCCGAAGATGTGACGCCCCGCGAGGCGCTGGAACTGATGTACGACCACAAGATCGAGCGCGTCCCTATTGTCGATGGCGAGAACCGACTCGTCGGACTGGTCACGATGCAGGGCATCCTCCAACGTCGCGAGTACGACCAGGCTGCCCGCGCAGACGACGGCTCGCTCCGCTGTGGTGCCGCCGTCGGCCCCTTCGAGATGGACCGCGCGCAGGTCGCCGACGAGGCCGGTGCTGACATCCTGTTCATCGACTGTGCGCACGCCCACAACGCGAACGTCATCGAGAGCGCCCGCGAGATCAAGGCCGAAGTAGACGCTGACGTGGTCGTCGGCAACATCGGGACCCGGGAAGCCGCTGAGGCCGTCGTCGACTTCGCCGACGGCGTCAAGGTGGGTATCGGCCCCGGCTCCATCTGTACGACTCGTGTGGTCACCGGGTCGGGGATGCCACAGATCACCGCCGTTGCGCAGGTCGCCGACGTGGCGAGCCAGCACGACGTGCCGGTCATCGCCGACGGCGGCATCCGGTACTCCGGCGACGCCATCAAGGCCATCGCCGCGGGCGCTGACGCGGTGATGCTCGGTTCGTACTTCGCCGGGACCGACGAGGCTCCGGGCCGCGTCATCACGATGAACGGCAAGAAGTACAAGCAGTACCGCGGCATGGGCAGCGTCGGCGCGATGAACGAGGGCGGCGGCGAACGCTACCTCAAGGACGACGAAGAGGGCGAGGAGTTCGTCCCCGAAGGCGTCGAAGCCGCGACACCGTACAAGGGCTCGCTGGCCTCCGAACTCCACCAGCTCGTCGGCGGGATGCAGTCCGGGATGGGCTACGTCGGAGCCGAGACGATACCCGAGTTCAAGCAACGCGCCGAGTTTGTTCGGGTCTCTGCCGCGGGACAGCAGGAGAGCCACCCACACGACGTGATGATTACGGACGAAGCACCCAACTACAGCCCCGACAACTAA
- a CDS encoding carbonic anhydrase, which yields MSQLLRDLLAGNADHAAAFRDRFDSVQNSQTPDAVTVCCSDSRVLQDHMWGNSEPGHLFTCSNIGNRVIQQTASGEAVSGDVLYPIEHTMTETAIVVGHTGCGAVTATYDDLTDGLDEPAGIEHCLGVLKPHLEPALEHLPEDIERAAAINRLVEYNVDRQVEFLRDSDDVPDAVDVFGVVYDFQDVYGGQRGEVHVINVDGETDVDALRAAHPDIDSRINRLWEY from the coding sequence ATGAGTCAGTTATTACGTGATTTACTTGCCGGAAACGCCGACCACGCGGCGGCGTTCCGGGACCGGTTCGACAGCGTCCAGAACTCACAAACACCCGATGCTGTCACGGTCTGTTGCTCCGACTCGCGGGTGCTGCAGGACCATATGTGGGGCAACAGCGAGCCGGGACATCTCTTTACCTGTAGCAACATCGGGAACCGAGTTATCCAGCAGACCGCGTCCGGCGAGGCGGTCTCGGGTGACGTGTTGTACCCCATCGAGCACACGATGACCGAAACCGCCATCGTCGTCGGCCACACCGGCTGTGGAGCGGTGACGGCGACCTACGACGACCTGACGGACGGCCTCGATGAGCCGGCCGGTATCGAGCACTGTCTCGGTGTTCTCAAGCCCCATCTCGAGCCTGCGCTGGAACATCTCCCGGAGGATATCGAGCGGGCGGCAGCCATCAACCGGCTTGTCGAGTACAATGTCGATAGACAAGTCGAGTTCCTCCGAGACAGCGATGACGTGCCCGACGCCGTCGACGTGTTCGGTGTCGTCTACGACTTTCAGGACGTGTACGGGGGGCAACGGGGTGAGGTCCACGTAATCAACGTCGACGGCGAAACCGATGTCGACGCGCTCCGGGCAGCCCATCCCGATATCGACTCACGGATCAACCGTCTCTGGGAGTACTAA
- a CDS encoding DUF5794 domain-containing protein yields the protein MSSSRHPIALDIERQVGRGGRLLATVMGLPLVDGIFPVLVLAGALSTWMGVLEVGLLVFGGSATVAVVLAELEGGPRQQARSVLIIGAVLMPIALVEAALAPTVAGLVELGTLERFAGLVILAIAAQTASARIGEYLPRPAVIVVLGLLASLDPAGATLVTAIEPGVLLRAAATTGVGIGFALAVALASPWLRNAVDIDRFRFGSAVALGVLALSVLGVMPTDAPVALAVLAVTALLSFDPENARTRHTEYRPDAVDLTAAFADGGASQGVAADEQTDEGAAVEYEPDQERAPWL from the coding sequence ATGAGTAGCTCCAGACACCCGATTGCACTCGACATCGAGCGGCAGGTCGGCCGCGGTGGCCGGTTGCTGGCGACCGTTATGGGTCTGCCGCTCGTCGACGGCATCTTCCCAGTGCTCGTCCTCGCGGGGGCACTCTCGACCTGGATGGGCGTCCTCGAAGTGGGCTTGCTCGTCTTCGGCGGGTCGGCCACCGTCGCTGTCGTGTTAGCCGAACTCGAAGGCGGCCCCCGGCAGCAGGCGCGCTCTGTACTCATCATCGGAGCCGTGTTGATGCCGATCGCGCTCGTCGAAGCGGCCCTTGCGCCGACGGTTGCGGGACTCGTCGAACTGGGGACCCTCGAACGGTTCGCCGGCCTCGTCATCCTCGCCATCGCAGCACAGACCGCGAGCGCCCGAATCGGCGAGTACCTGCCGCGGCCAGCCGTCATCGTCGTCCTCGGCCTCCTGGCGAGCCTTGACCCCGCCGGCGCAACGCTGGTCACCGCTATCGAACCCGGTGTCTTGCTCCGCGCGGCCGCCACCACGGGCGTCGGTATCGGCTTCGCCCTCGCCGTCGCACTGGCGAGCCCGTGGCTGCGTAACGCCGTCGACATCGACCGCTTTCGCTTCGGTAGCGCTGTCGCGCTCGGCGTCCTCGCCCTTTCGGTCCTCGGCGTGATGCCGACCGACGCGCCCGTGGCGCTGGCCGTGCTCGCTGTCACGGCGCTGCTGTCGTTCGACCCGGAGAACGCCCGCACGCGTCACACGGAATACCGACCGGACGCCGTGGACCTCACCGCCGCCTTCGCCGACGGCGGCGCGTCCCAGGGCGTTGCCGCCGACGAGCAGACCGACGAAGGGGCCGCGGTCGAGTACGAACCGGATCAAGAACGCGCCCCGTGGCTGTGA
- a CDS encoding DUF5795 family protein: MSDNRVVQGRMQTPESLAELIEGDGVMDAEPIEDADDDCPECGENVISVGYMPSALEFVTGYKCQECDWSDTDRD; this comes from the coding sequence ATGAGCGACAATCGCGTGGTCCAGGGTCGGATGCAAACCCCCGAGAGCCTGGCCGAACTCATCGAAGGAGACGGTGTTATGGACGCAGAGCCTATCGAAGACGCCGATGACGACTGCCCGGAATGCGGCGAGAACGTCATCTCCGTGGGGTACATGCCCTCTGCGCTAGAATTCGTTACTGGATACAAGTGCCAGGAATGCGACTGGTCTGACACCGACCGCGACTGA